A single genomic interval of Plodia interpunctella isolate USDA-ARS_2022_Savannah chromosome 14, ilPloInte3.2, whole genome shotgun sequence harbors:
- the LOC128675357 gene encoding zinc finger protein ZFP2-like isoform X7: MFEQQIKAEPMSFYSSHPHIHSGPPTIVRSDSNHGIINMNQHHTHQEDSKDSLIVQHQVQHQQELMEQHQQEMQQQDDELSFKGMDDEGVEMDMDGRQCSQGMGVDMGSVQTKMEVSNGGGQATRSKPQACKVCGKVLSSASSYYVHMKLHSGNKPFQCTVCDAAFCRKPYLEVHMRTHTGERPFQCDLCLKRFTQKSSLNTHKRVHTDEHMRALMVKDRPYKCELCQMRFTQSSSLNRHKKIHTEEHRRALLEKVRPYQCHICFMRFTQKSSLGRHGKIHTEEHIQSLINKVRPYQCEICDKRFTQKSSLGTHKRIHTGERPFQCTVCLKSFTQKCALNLHEKIHTVQGRPFQCLSCPAAFTCKQYLEIHTRTHTGERPYQCDICLKRFTQKSSLNIHKRTHSVVAREPTPALANLGPSTVQGRPFQCLQCPAAFTCKQYLEIHNRTHTGERPYQCDVCLKRFAQKSTLNIHKRTHTVQGRPYQCMECPAAFTCKPYLEIHMRTHTGERPFECDVCYKRFTQKSTLNIHKRIHTGERPYACDICQKRFAVKSYVTAHRWSHVADKPLNCDRCSMTFTSKSQFALHIRTHSAGSCYECSVCGRTFVRDSYLIRHHNRVHRENHSNVSANSLGTINSVATNTNNSNSNFDSPGVCDLSFVPMVNRYMTSQGTQVSMQDSKMSAMSPQSIASISSPPPPHTPTPQPQMSGQMHLTD, translated from the exons ATGTTCGAGCAGCAGATCAAGGCAGAACCTATGAG CTTCTACTCCTCCCATCCCCATATACACTCCGGCCCCCCAACTATAGTCCGATCTGACTCCAACCATGGCATCATCAACATGAACCAGCACCACACACACCAGGAGGATTCCAAGGACAGTCTGATAGTACAACATCAAGTACAACACCAACAAGAACTCATGGAACAacatcaacaggaaatgcAGCAACAGGATGACGAG TTGAGCTTTAAAGGAATGGATGATGAAGGGGTTGAAATGGACATGGATGGCAGGCAGTGTTCTCAG GGTATGGGTGTCGACATGGGATCAGTTCAAACCAAAATGGAAGTCTCAAATGGAGGCGGCCAGGCAACTCGTTCAAAACCACAGGCTTGTAAA GTGTGTGGCAAAGTGCTGTCTTCTGCTTCTTCATATTACGTCCATATGAAGTTACACTCTGGGAACAAGCCCTTCCAGTGTACT GTGTGCGACGCGGCGTTCTGCCGCAAGCCGTACCTGGAGGTGCACATGCGCACGCACACGGGCGAGCGCCCCTTCCAGTGCGACCTGTGCCTCAAGCGCTTCACGCAGAAGTCCAGCCTCAACACGCACAAGCGGGTGCACACAG ATGAGCACATGCGGGCGTTGATGGTGAAGGACCGGCCCTACAAGTGCGAACTCTGCCAGATGCGCTTCACGCAGAGCTCCAGCCTCAACCGACACAAGAAAATACACACGG AGGAGCACAGACGAGCCCTGTTAGAGAAAGTGCGGCCGTACCAGTGCCACATCTGTTTTATGCGCTTCACTCAGAAGTCCAGCCTGGGCCGACATGGGAAAATACACACTG AGGAGCACATCCAATCGCTGATCAACAAAGTGCGCCCCTATCAGTGCGAGATCTGTGACAAGCGGTTCACTCAGAAGTCAAGCCTTGGCACTCATAAACGTATACACACTG GGGAGCGGCCGTTCCAGTGCACCGTCTGCCTCAAGTCCTTCACGCAGAAGTGCGCGCTCAATTTGCACGAAAAAATACATACGG TCCAGGGGAGACCGTTCCAGTGCCTGTCGTGTCCCGCCGCCTTCACCTGCAAGCAATACCTGGAGATTCACACGCGCACCCACACCGGCGAGCGGCCGTATCAGTGCGACATCTGCCTGAAGCGCTTCACACAGAAATCCAGCCTCAACATTCACAAGCGGACGCACTCAG TGGTTGCGCGGGAGCCGACGCCCGCCCTGGCTAACCTTGGTCCGTCCACAGTGCAGGGCCGGCCCTTCCAGTGCCTGCAGTGCCCCGCCGCCTTCACCTGCAAGCAATACCTCGAAATCCATAACCGCACGCACACGGGCGAGCGGCCCTACCAGTGTGACGTCTGCCTCAAGAGATTCGCGCAAAAATCTACTCTCAATATTCACAAAAGAACGCACACAG TGCAAGGGCGGCCGTACCAATGCATGGAGTGCCCGGCAGCGTTCACATGCAAGCCCTACTTGGAGATCCACATGCGCACGCACACAGGCGAACGCCCGTTCGAGTGTGATGTCTGCTACAAACGCTTCACGCAGAAATCTACGCTCAACATACACAAGCGAATCCATACCG GTGAACGTCCATACGCTTGTGATATTTGTCAAAAACGATTTGCTGTGAAGAGCTACGTAACAGCGCACAG ATGGTCGCACGTGGCCGACAAGCCGCTGAACTGCGACCGATGCTCGATGACGTTCACGAGCAAGTCTCAGTTCGCGCTCCACATCCGCACGCACTCCGCCGGCTCCTGCTACGAGTGCAGCGTCTGCGGCCGGACTTTCGTGCGGGACAGCTATCTGATACG aCACCACAACCGGGTCCACCGCGAGAACCACAGCAACGTGTCCGCCAACAGCCTCGGCACCATCAACAGCGTGGCAACCAACACCAACAACTCAAACAGCAACTTCGACTCGCCCGGCGTTTGTGACTTAAG CTTCGTGCCCATGGTGAACCGCTACATGACGTCACAAGGCACGCAGGTGTCCATGCAGGACAGCAAAATGTCCGCCATGTCCCCGCAGTCCATCGCGTCTATAT CTTCGCCCCCTCCCCCGCATACGCCTACCCCCCAACCGCAGATGTCGGGTCAAATGCATCTCACAGACTGA
- the LOC128675357 gene encoding zinc finger protein ZFP2-like isoform X13: MFEQQIKAEPMSFYSSHPHIHSGPPTIVRSDSNHGIINMNQHHTHQEDSKDSLIVQHQVQHQQELMEQHQQEMQQQDDELSFKGMDDEGVEMDMDGRQCSQGMGVDMGSVQTKMEVSNGGGQATRSKPQACKVCGKVLSSASSYYVHMKLHSGNKPFQCTVCDAAFCRKPYLEVHMRTHTGERPFQCDLCLKRFTQKSSLNTHKRVHTDEHMRALMVKDRPYKCELCQMRFTQSSSLNRHKKIHTEEHRRALLEKVRPYQCHICFMRFTQKSSLGRHGKIHTEEHIQSLINKVRPYQCEICDKRFTQKSSLGTHKRIHTGERPFQCTVCLKSFTQKCALNLHEKIHTVVAREPTPALANLGPSTVQGRPFQCLQCPAAFTCKQYLEIHNRTHTGERPYQCDVCLKRFAQKSTLNIHKRTHTVQGRPYQCMECPAAFTCKPYLEIHMRTHTGERPFECDVCYKRFTQKSTLNIHKRIHTGERPYACDICQKRFAVKSYVTAHRWSHVADKPLNCDRCSMTFTSKSQFALHIRTHSAGSCYECSVCGRTFVRDSYLIRHHNRVHRENHSNVSANSLGTINSVATNTNNSNSNFDSPGVCDLSFVPMVNRYMTSQGTQVSMQDSKMSAMSPQSIASISSPPPPHTPTPQPQMSGQMHLTD; this comes from the exons ATGTTCGAGCAGCAGATCAAGGCAGAACCTATGAG CTTCTACTCCTCCCATCCCCATATACACTCCGGCCCCCCAACTATAGTCCGATCTGACTCCAACCATGGCATCATCAACATGAACCAGCACCACACACACCAGGAGGATTCCAAGGACAGTCTGATAGTACAACATCAAGTACAACACCAACAAGAACTCATGGAACAacatcaacaggaaatgcAGCAACAGGATGACGAG TTGAGCTTTAAAGGAATGGATGATGAAGGGGTTGAAATGGACATGGATGGCAGGCAGTGTTCTCAG GGTATGGGTGTCGACATGGGATCAGTTCAAACCAAAATGGAAGTCTCAAATGGAGGCGGCCAGGCAACTCGTTCAAAACCACAGGCTTGTAAA GTGTGTGGCAAAGTGCTGTCTTCTGCTTCTTCATATTACGTCCATATGAAGTTACACTCTGGGAACAAGCCCTTCCAGTGTACT GTGTGCGACGCGGCGTTCTGCCGCAAGCCGTACCTGGAGGTGCACATGCGCACGCACACGGGCGAGCGCCCCTTCCAGTGCGACCTGTGCCTCAAGCGCTTCACGCAGAAGTCCAGCCTCAACACGCACAAGCGGGTGCACACAG ATGAGCACATGCGGGCGTTGATGGTGAAGGACCGGCCCTACAAGTGCGAACTCTGCCAGATGCGCTTCACGCAGAGCTCCAGCCTCAACCGACACAAGAAAATACACACGG AGGAGCACAGACGAGCCCTGTTAGAGAAAGTGCGGCCGTACCAGTGCCACATCTGTTTTATGCGCTTCACTCAGAAGTCCAGCCTGGGCCGACATGGGAAAATACACACTG AGGAGCACATCCAATCGCTGATCAACAAAGTGCGCCCCTATCAGTGCGAGATCTGTGACAAGCGGTTCACTCAGAAGTCAAGCCTTGGCACTCATAAACGTATACACACTG GGGAGCGGCCGTTCCAGTGCACCGTCTGCCTCAAGTCCTTCACGCAGAAGTGCGCGCTCAATTTGCACGAAAAAATACATACGG TGGTTGCGCGGGAGCCGACGCCCGCCCTGGCTAACCTTGGTCCGTCCACAGTGCAGGGCCGGCCCTTCCAGTGCCTGCAGTGCCCCGCCGCCTTCACCTGCAAGCAATACCTCGAAATCCATAACCGCACGCACACGGGCGAGCGGCCCTACCAGTGTGACGTCTGCCTCAAGAGATTCGCGCAAAAATCTACTCTCAATATTCACAAAAGAACGCACACAG TGCAAGGGCGGCCGTACCAATGCATGGAGTGCCCGGCAGCGTTCACATGCAAGCCCTACTTGGAGATCCACATGCGCACGCACACAGGCGAACGCCCGTTCGAGTGTGATGTCTGCTACAAACGCTTCACGCAGAAATCTACGCTCAACATACACAAGCGAATCCATACCG GTGAACGTCCATACGCTTGTGATATTTGTCAAAAACGATTTGCTGTGAAGAGCTACGTAACAGCGCACAG ATGGTCGCACGTGGCCGACAAGCCGCTGAACTGCGACCGATGCTCGATGACGTTCACGAGCAAGTCTCAGTTCGCGCTCCACATCCGCACGCACTCCGCCGGCTCCTGCTACGAGTGCAGCGTCTGCGGCCGGACTTTCGTGCGGGACAGCTATCTGATACG aCACCACAACCGGGTCCACCGCGAGAACCACAGCAACGTGTCCGCCAACAGCCTCGGCACCATCAACAGCGTGGCAACCAACACCAACAACTCAAACAGCAACTTCGACTCGCCCGGCGTTTGTGACTTAAG CTTCGTGCCCATGGTGAACCGCTACATGACGTCACAAGGCACGCAGGTGTCCATGCAGGACAGCAAAATGTCCGCCATGTCCCCGCAGTCCATCGCGTCTATAT CTTCGCCCCCTCCCCCGCATACGCCTACCCCCCAACCGCAGATGTCGGGTCAAATGCATCTCACAGACTGA
- the LOC128675357 gene encoding zinc finger protein ZFP2-like isoform X10, with translation MFEQQIKAEPMSFYSSHPHIHSGPPTIVRSDSNHGIINMNQHHTHQEDSKDSLIVQHQVQHQQELMEQHQQEMQQQDDELSFKGMDDEGVEMDMDGRQCSQGMGVDMGSVQTKMEVSNGGGQATRSKPQACKVCGKVLSSASSYYVHMKLHSGNKPFQCTVCDAAFCRKPYLEVHMRTHTGERPFQCDLCLKRFTQKSSLNTHKRVHTDEHMRALMVKDRPYKCELCQMRFTQSSSLNRHKKIHTEEHRRALLEKVRPYQCHICFMRFTQKSSLGRHGKIHTEEHIQSLINKVRPYQCEICDKRFTQKSSLGTHKRIHTVQGRPFQCLSCPAAFTCKQYLEIHTRTHTGERPYQCDICLKRFTQKSSLNIHKRTHSVVAREPTPALANLGPSTVQGRPFQCLQCPAAFTCKQYLEIHNRTHTGERPYQCDVCLKRFAQKSTLNIHKRTHTVQGRPYQCMECPAAFTCKPYLEIHMRTHTGERPFECDVCYKRFTQKSTLNIHKRIHTGERPYACDICQKRFAVKSYVTAHRWSHVADKPLNCDRCSMTFTSKSQFALHIRTHSAGSCYECSVCGRTFVRDSYLIRHHNRVHRENHSNVSANSLGTINSVATNTNNSNSNFDSPGVCDLSFVPMVNRYMTSQGTQVSMQDSKMSAMSPQSIASISSPPPPHTPTPQPQMSGQMHLTD, from the exons ATGTTCGAGCAGCAGATCAAGGCAGAACCTATGAG CTTCTACTCCTCCCATCCCCATATACACTCCGGCCCCCCAACTATAGTCCGATCTGACTCCAACCATGGCATCATCAACATGAACCAGCACCACACACACCAGGAGGATTCCAAGGACAGTCTGATAGTACAACATCAAGTACAACACCAACAAGAACTCATGGAACAacatcaacaggaaatgcAGCAACAGGATGACGAG TTGAGCTTTAAAGGAATGGATGATGAAGGGGTTGAAATGGACATGGATGGCAGGCAGTGTTCTCAG GGTATGGGTGTCGACATGGGATCAGTTCAAACCAAAATGGAAGTCTCAAATGGAGGCGGCCAGGCAACTCGTTCAAAACCACAGGCTTGTAAA GTGTGTGGCAAAGTGCTGTCTTCTGCTTCTTCATATTACGTCCATATGAAGTTACACTCTGGGAACAAGCCCTTCCAGTGTACT GTGTGCGACGCGGCGTTCTGCCGCAAGCCGTACCTGGAGGTGCACATGCGCACGCACACGGGCGAGCGCCCCTTCCAGTGCGACCTGTGCCTCAAGCGCTTCACGCAGAAGTCCAGCCTCAACACGCACAAGCGGGTGCACACAG ATGAGCACATGCGGGCGTTGATGGTGAAGGACCGGCCCTACAAGTGCGAACTCTGCCAGATGCGCTTCACGCAGAGCTCCAGCCTCAACCGACACAAGAAAATACACACGG AGGAGCACAGACGAGCCCTGTTAGAGAAAGTGCGGCCGTACCAGTGCCACATCTGTTTTATGCGCTTCACTCAGAAGTCCAGCCTGGGCCGACATGGGAAAATACACACTG AGGAGCACATCCAATCGCTGATCAACAAAGTGCGCCCCTATCAGTGCGAGATCTGTGACAAGCGGTTCACTCAGAAGTCAAGCCTTGGCACTCATAAACGTATACACACTG TCCAGGGGAGACCGTTCCAGTGCCTGTCGTGTCCCGCCGCCTTCACCTGCAAGCAATACCTGGAGATTCACACGCGCACCCACACCGGCGAGCGGCCGTATCAGTGCGACATCTGCCTGAAGCGCTTCACACAGAAATCCAGCCTCAACATTCACAAGCGGACGCACTCAG TGGTTGCGCGGGAGCCGACGCCCGCCCTGGCTAACCTTGGTCCGTCCACAGTGCAGGGCCGGCCCTTCCAGTGCCTGCAGTGCCCCGCCGCCTTCACCTGCAAGCAATACCTCGAAATCCATAACCGCACGCACACGGGCGAGCGGCCCTACCAGTGTGACGTCTGCCTCAAGAGATTCGCGCAAAAATCTACTCTCAATATTCACAAAAGAACGCACACAG TGCAAGGGCGGCCGTACCAATGCATGGAGTGCCCGGCAGCGTTCACATGCAAGCCCTACTTGGAGATCCACATGCGCACGCACACAGGCGAACGCCCGTTCGAGTGTGATGTCTGCTACAAACGCTTCACGCAGAAATCTACGCTCAACATACACAAGCGAATCCATACCG GTGAACGTCCATACGCTTGTGATATTTGTCAAAAACGATTTGCTGTGAAGAGCTACGTAACAGCGCACAG ATGGTCGCACGTGGCCGACAAGCCGCTGAACTGCGACCGATGCTCGATGACGTTCACGAGCAAGTCTCAGTTCGCGCTCCACATCCGCACGCACTCCGCCGGCTCCTGCTACGAGTGCAGCGTCTGCGGCCGGACTTTCGTGCGGGACAGCTATCTGATACG aCACCACAACCGGGTCCACCGCGAGAACCACAGCAACGTGTCCGCCAACAGCCTCGGCACCATCAACAGCGTGGCAACCAACACCAACAACTCAAACAGCAACTTCGACTCGCCCGGCGTTTGTGACTTAAG CTTCGTGCCCATGGTGAACCGCTACATGACGTCACAAGGCACGCAGGTGTCCATGCAGGACAGCAAAATGTCCGCCATGTCCCCGCAGTCCATCGCGTCTATAT CTTCGCCCCCTCCCCCGCATACGCCTACCCCCCAACCGCAGATGTCGGGTCAAATGCATCTCACAGACTGA
- the LOC128675357 gene encoding zinc finger protein ZFP2-like isoform X20 codes for MFEQQIKAEPMSFYSSHPHIHSGPPTIVRSDSNHGIINMNQHHTHQEDSKDSLIVQHQVQHQQELMEQHQQEMQQQDDELSFKGMDDEGVEMDMDGRQCSQGMGVDMGSVQTKMEVSNGGGQATRSKPQACKVCGKVLSSASSYYVHMKLHSGNKPFQCTVCDAAFCRKPYLEVHMRTHTGERPFQCDLCLKRFTQKSSLNTHKRVHTDEHMRALMVKDRPYKCELCQMRFTQSSSLNRHKKIHTEEHRRALLEKVRPYQCHICFMRFTQKSSLGRHGKIHTEEHIQSLINKVRPYQCEICDKRFTQKSSLGTHKRIHTVQGRPFQCLQCPAAFTCKQYLEIHNRTHTGERPYQCDVCLKRFAQKSTLNIHKRTHTVQGRPYQCMECPAAFTCKPYLEIHMRTHTGERPFECDVCYKRFTQKSTLNIHKRIHTGERPYACDICQKRFAVKSYVTAHRWSHVADKPLNCDRCSMTFTSKSQFALHIRTHSAGSCYECSVCGRTFVRDSYLIRHHNRVHRENHSNVSANSLGTINSVATNTNNSNSNFDSPGVCDLSFVPMVNRYMTSQGTQVSMQDSKMSAMSPQSIASISSPPPPHTPTPQPQMSGQMHLTD; via the exons ATGTTCGAGCAGCAGATCAAGGCAGAACCTATGAG CTTCTACTCCTCCCATCCCCATATACACTCCGGCCCCCCAACTATAGTCCGATCTGACTCCAACCATGGCATCATCAACATGAACCAGCACCACACACACCAGGAGGATTCCAAGGACAGTCTGATAGTACAACATCAAGTACAACACCAACAAGAACTCATGGAACAacatcaacaggaaatgcAGCAACAGGATGACGAG TTGAGCTTTAAAGGAATGGATGATGAAGGGGTTGAAATGGACATGGATGGCAGGCAGTGTTCTCAG GGTATGGGTGTCGACATGGGATCAGTTCAAACCAAAATGGAAGTCTCAAATGGAGGCGGCCAGGCAACTCGTTCAAAACCACAGGCTTGTAAA GTGTGTGGCAAAGTGCTGTCTTCTGCTTCTTCATATTACGTCCATATGAAGTTACACTCTGGGAACAAGCCCTTCCAGTGTACT GTGTGCGACGCGGCGTTCTGCCGCAAGCCGTACCTGGAGGTGCACATGCGCACGCACACGGGCGAGCGCCCCTTCCAGTGCGACCTGTGCCTCAAGCGCTTCACGCAGAAGTCCAGCCTCAACACGCACAAGCGGGTGCACACAG ATGAGCACATGCGGGCGTTGATGGTGAAGGACCGGCCCTACAAGTGCGAACTCTGCCAGATGCGCTTCACGCAGAGCTCCAGCCTCAACCGACACAAGAAAATACACACGG AGGAGCACAGACGAGCCCTGTTAGAGAAAGTGCGGCCGTACCAGTGCCACATCTGTTTTATGCGCTTCACTCAGAAGTCCAGCCTGGGCCGACATGGGAAAATACACACTG AGGAGCACATCCAATCGCTGATCAACAAAGTGCGCCCCTATCAGTGCGAGATCTGTGACAAGCGGTTCACTCAGAAGTCAAGCCTTGGCACTCATAAACGTATACACACTG TGCAGGGCCGGCCCTTCCAGTGCCTGCAGTGCCCCGCCGCCTTCACCTGCAAGCAATACCTCGAAATCCATAACCGCACGCACACGGGCGAGCGGCCCTACCAGTGTGACGTCTGCCTCAAGAGATTCGCGCAAAAATCTACTCTCAATATTCACAAAAGAACGCACACAG TGCAAGGGCGGCCGTACCAATGCATGGAGTGCCCGGCAGCGTTCACATGCAAGCCCTACTTGGAGATCCACATGCGCACGCACACAGGCGAACGCCCGTTCGAGTGTGATGTCTGCTACAAACGCTTCACGCAGAAATCTACGCTCAACATACACAAGCGAATCCATACCG GTGAACGTCCATACGCTTGTGATATTTGTCAAAAACGATTTGCTGTGAAGAGCTACGTAACAGCGCACAG ATGGTCGCACGTGGCCGACAAGCCGCTGAACTGCGACCGATGCTCGATGACGTTCACGAGCAAGTCTCAGTTCGCGCTCCACATCCGCACGCACTCCGCCGGCTCCTGCTACGAGTGCAGCGTCTGCGGCCGGACTTTCGTGCGGGACAGCTATCTGATACG aCACCACAACCGGGTCCACCGCGAGAACCACAGCAACGTGTCCGCCAACAGCCTCGGCACCATCAACAGCGTGGCAACCAACACCAACAACTCAAACAGCAACTTCGACTCGCCCGGCGTTTGTGACTTAAG CTTCGTGCCCATGGTGAACCGCTACATGACGTCACAAGGCACGCAGGTGTCCATGCAGGACAGCAAAATGTCCGCCATGTCCCCGCAGTCCATCGCGTCTATAT CTTCGCCCCCTCCCCCGCATACGCCTACCCCCCAACCGCAGATGTCGGGTCAAATGCATCTCACAGACTGA
- the LOC128675357 gene encoding zinc finger protein ZFP2-like isoform X25 — MFEQQIKAEPMSFYSSHPHIHSGPPTIVRSDSNHGIINMNQHHTHQEDSKDSLIVQHQVQHQQELMEQHQQEMQQQDDELSFKGMDDEGVEMDMDGRQCSQGMGVDMGSVQTKMEVSNGGGQATRSKPQACKVCGKVLSSASSYYVHMKLHSGNKPFQCTVCDAAFCRKPYLEVHMRTHTGERPFQCDLCLKRFTQKSSLNTHKRVHTDEHMRALMVKDRPYKCELCQMRFTQSSSLNRHKKIHTEEHIQSLINKVRPYQCEICDKRFTQKSSLGTHKRIHTVQGRPFQCLQCPAAFTCKQYLEIHNRTHTGERPYQCDVCLKRFAQKSTLNIHKRTHTVQGRPYQCMECPAAFTCKPYLEIHMRTHTGERPFECDVCYKRFTQKSTLNIHKRIHTGERPYACDICQKRFAVKSYVTAHRWSHVADKPLNCDRCSMTFTSKSQFALHIRTHSAGSCYECSVCGRTFVRDSYLIRHHNRVHRENHSNVSANSLGTINSVATNTNNSNSNFDSPGVCDLSFVPMVNRYMTSQGTQVSMQDSKMSAMSPQSIASISSPPPPHTPTPQPQMSGQMHLTD, encoded by the exons ATGTTCGAGCAGCAGATCAAGGCAGAACCTATGAG CTTCTACTCCTCCCATCCCCATATACACTCCGGCCCCCCAACTATAGTCCGATCTGACTCCAACCATGGCATCATCAACATGAACCAGCACCACACACACCAGGAGGATTCCAAGGACAGTCTGATAGTACAACATCAAGTACAACACCAACAAGAACTCATGGAACAacatcaacaggaaatgcAGCAACAGGATGACGAG TTGAGCTTTAAAGGAATGGATGATGAAGGGGTTGAAATGGACATGGATGGCAGGCAGTGTTCTCAG GGTATGGGTGTCGACATGGGATCAGTTCAAACCAAAATGGAAGTCTCAAATGGAGGCGGCCAGGCAACTCGTTCAAAACCACAGGCTTGTAAA GTGTGTGGCAAAGTGCTGTCTTCTGCTTCTTCATATTACGTCCATATGAAGTTACACTCTGGGAACAAGCCCTTCCAGTGTACT GTGTGCGACGCGGCGTTCTGCCGCAAGCCGTACCTGGAGGTGCACATGCGCACGCACACGGGCGAGCGCCCCTTCCAGTGCGACCTGTGCCTCAAGCGCTTCACGCAGAAGTCCAGCCTCAACACGCACAAGCGGGTGCACACAG ATGAGCACATGCGGGCGTTGATGGTGAAGGACCGGCCCTACAAGTGCGAACTCTGCCAGATGCGCTTCACGCAGAGCTCCAGCCTCAACCGACACAAGAAAATACACACGG AGGAGCACATCCAATCGCTGATCAACAAAGTGCGCCCCTATCAGTGCGAGATCTGTGACAAGCGGTTCACTCAGAAGTCAAGCCTTGGCACTCATAAACGTATACACACTG TGCAGGGCCGGCCCTTCCAGTGCCTGCAGTGCCCCGCCGCCTTCACCTGCAAGCAATACCTCGAAATCCATAACCGCACGCACACGGGCGAGCGGCCCTACCAGTGTGACGTCTGCCTCAAGAGATTCGCGCAAAAATCTACTCTCAATATTCACAAAAGAACGCACACAG TGCAAGGGCGGCCGTACCAATGCATGGAGTGCCCGGCAGCGTTCACATGCAAGCCCTACTTGGAGATCCACATGCGCACGCACACAGGCGAACGCCCGTTCGAGTGTGATGTCTGCTACAAACGCTTCACGCAGAAATCTACGCTCAACATACACAAGCGAATCCATACCG GTGAACGTCCATACGCTTGTGATATTTGTCAAAAACGATTTGCTGTGAAGAGCTACGTAACAGCGCACAG ATGGTCGCACGTGGCCGACAAGCCGCTGAACTGCGACCGATGCTCGATGACGTTCACGAGCAAGTCTCAGTTCGCGCTCCACATCCGCACGCACTCCGCCGGCTCCTGCTACGAGTGCAGCGTCTGCGGCCGGACTTTCGTGCGGGACAGCTATCTGATACG aCACCACAACCGGGTCCACCGCGAGAACCACAGCAACGTGTCCGCCAACAGCCTCGGCACCATCAACAGCGTGGCAACCAACACCAACAACTCAAACAGCAACTTCGACTCGCCCGGCGTTTGTGACTTAAG CTTCGTGCCCATGGTGAACCGCTACATGACGTCACAAGGCACGCAGGTGTCCATGCAGGACAGCAAAATGTCCGCCATGTCCCCGCAGTCCATCGCGTCTATAT CTTCGCCCCCTCCCCCGCATACGCCTACCCCCCAACCGCAGATGTCGGGTCAAATGCATCTCACAGACTGA